Part of the Rhinolophus ferrumequinum isolate MPI-CBG mRhiFer1 chromosome 25, mRhiFer1_v1.p, whole genome shotgun sequence genome, GGCACCCCCAGTGAGCCCATGGATCTGGACGGGGCGGAGGACAATCCCCTGAGCCTGCTGGAGGGGCCCGGTGGGCAGCTCCGGAAGAGCCTCCGGCATTCGGCCCGCAAGAAGGAGTGGAGCAAGAAGGAGCCCATGGCAGCTTCCCCCTTTGAGCGGAGAGAATCGGGGCCCAAGGGTCCCTGCCCAGGGGAAGAGAGTGAGGGGCTCGGGGACAGGGTTCCTAATGGCATCTTGGCCAACAGTGTGGCAGGGGGTGGCCCCAGTGGGCCCTACGGTGAGCCCCCGTACCCCTGTAAGGATGAGGAGGAAAATGGCAAGGATGGGAGCGAGGACAGCGGGCAGAGCGGGAGCGAGGGAGGTAGTGGCCACGCCAGCTCCCACTACATGTACCGGCAGGAGGGCTACGAGACGGTGTCCTACGGGGACAACCTGTACGTGTGCATCCCCTGCGCCAAAGGCTTCCCCAGCTCCGAGCAGCTCAACGCCCATGTGGAGACACACACGGAGGAGGAGCTTTTCATCAAGGAGGAGGGTGCCTACGAGACGGGCAGTGGGGGCGCAGAGGAGGAGGCCGAGGACCTGTCAGCACCCAGCGCCGCCTACGCAGCTGAGCCCCGGCCCTTCAAGTGCTCAGTGTGCGACAAGACCTACAAGGACCCAGCCACCCTGCGGCAGCATGAGAAGACGCACTGGCTGACACGGCCCTTCCCCTGCAACATCTGCGGCAAGATGTTCACACAGCGCGGCACCATGACACGCCACATGCGCAGCCACCTGGGCCTGAAGCCCTTTGCCTGCGATGAGTGTGGCATGCGCTTCACCCGCCAGTACCGTCTGACCGAGCACATGCGCGTGCACTCAGGTGAGAAGCCCTATGAGTGCCAGCTCTGCGGGGGCAAGTTCACGCAGCAGCGCAACCTCCTCAGCCACCTGCGCATGCACACCTCCCCCTCCTAGAAGCCAAAGACCTTCTCCGGCCTTCGGGCGCCCTCTGCAGACTCGCTGCCCTCGGgaacaatggaaggaagaaacGAGGAGGATGAGCGGCCGGCCGACCGGACCCCAGGTCCAGCGGGGGTGGCTCCTGGCGGCACCTCCGGCCAGCCCCCCCACCCAGAGCTTTAATCCACAGTCTGTACCAAGGGAAGAGAGCGGAAGGAAGGAGGCCGGGTCCTGAGCCCCGCAGGTGTCTGTGGGTGTGTCGTCTACCTCCGGATCCCGTCCAGGCCCCCAGCTGCCTGCCAGGGCTGCTGCCGGGCCTGTGGGAATGGGTTACGGGGTTCGCAGGGACCCGGCCTTTTTCCCGCAGGTTGGGGCAGGGCAAGTAGGGATGTCCACCCACGCTGGGAGGATCAGGGCTGCCTGTGGACAGGGGCAGCGTCCTGCGCACACGATGCTAGTCTGTGTGCGGCCTACCACGGCTCTGTGGGGAGCGTgctgggtgggaggggatggAGCCCTCCCTCCTTGAGCCAGGGGGGCCCCCACCGCCTACCTCTCCACAACTAAAGAGCCCTCTGGGCCTGTGTTGCTGTTATTCCTACTgatctgttcctttttttcttatgaattttgttttttaaaccaaaaccaacaagaGTTTATTTTCCTCCCGGCCCCTTGGGGCTGAGCCTGGGTCTGCAGACTGAATGTATGGGGCAGctgcccctcccgcccccccgccccggtTGCAGGCCGCGGGGCGCCCACCCCTCCAGGCCCCAGAAGCCCTTCTTGGCCAAAGGCTTCCCTGGGCCCCGAGCCCCGCCTCGGCTGCCTCAGGAGAGAGAGTGCTTTTCCTATAGTTTCCGAGGAATCTTCTTTGTTTAGaggtacttgttttttattaagaaaaaaaccaGTGTAACGTTTATGTGAATGTTTGAACTGGAAGGTCTGGGGTtcgcgggggggcggggggaggctgGACTGGGTGCCAGGGCCGTCGgtactcttgtttttcttttctttgtgtgtgtggtgtgcgcGGTGCGTGTGAACAGATGTTGcgctttccttcttccttaccTGTCAAGGTGGAGAGACTTCTGACCTTTTGCTACCTCTTGAATTCACGAGAACAGTAAGTTGGTGACTGGCAGTTGAGGCCGTGACACTTTTGTTTTCCTCCCGTTGGTGCGCACAGGAAGATGTGTGTCTGAGTGAGCCAGGCTTGCACTGACCAGGCGGCCCTCCTGGGCATGGCTGAGACCCGGCCCAGGGCCCCAGCACCTCCACTCTCAGTGGGGTCCTGCAGCCTCGCCTGGGGGTTTTCTCCTGAGCACAGGGTTAGCCGTGGCCGCCCTGAAGGTGTTTCGAGTATGCTGCTGAGCTCCAGGAAGCCCGCATAACTCCATTCTGGGCCCTGGGCCCGGGGAAGAGTGTGAGTAGTTCAGCCCCATGGGGGCTCCCAGTGTGGGGCCAGGCGCTGGCAGCGCCTGCTGGGCAACGGGGAAACAGGAGCAAGCTCCTTGTAGCTCCCTGCCAGGGCCAGGATGAGGCAGAAGTCAGCCCCCACCAACCTGTCCCCTGGGCCTGCAAGAGCTTGAGCTTGGGAAAGCAGCAGCCCCGCCTAGCCAGTGCGGGGTGTGGGGAAGGGCTGACTAAGGTGGTATGGCCTGGCGGGCAGGGAGGGGACTGCCCTGCTGGCCATCACTCGAGGCAGTTCTGGCCCACGGCCACTCTGCTGCGTGCTTCGCTGTCTCCCATTGGCTCAGCGCTGTCTGGGGTTCCATCCCTCGCCTCTCACCTTAAGCTTTCTCTACCAGTCTCAGACACCTCCATGGGCCCAGAACCCACTTGAAACGCCAGACCAGGTTGCCACAGGTGGCTCCACTGTCCTCGGCCACAGGAGCCACAAGGCTGGGTCAGCGGCTTTATCTTCTTCGTTTTGCTTCatgctttacttctttttttctttctactttaagTTCAGACCAAAAAATTCCAGAGTcatcccctaccccacccctccAGAGACCCTCCAACGAAAAACAGAGCCTGAGTTCAGGGACCTGAGTGGTGAATGGTGTGTTTTGGGAGTGAGGGCTCCTAGCTGAGCCCTCTGTGCAGTGCCCCCAGCCCTGAGCCGGCTCCTCGTCCCTTTGGCTGGGAAACGGAGGACTGGACCCAGGGTTTCTTGTTCCAGCAGGTCATTGAGGGCAGGGCCTGTCCCAGGCCCCTTTGctctcccaaccccaccccactccatcaGCACTTAAGCCACACGACACAAAGTCTGTACTGCACGGGGGGTGTACACACGCCCAGCCTGTGTGTGGCCTCCCGGGCCATGGGCAGCCACAAACGTGAGGTGACTTGTGAAAGGAGGTGATTCATTTGCAGAGTTTCAGGGACTGGGCGCAAAGGCCCCTCACTCAACGATGTTCGTGCGACATAGTATTGTACCCACCTGAGTATTGTATCGagccttttctgtattttaacaagaaagCAAAACACTAGTTTCCTATTTAAGATTTTAAGGGTTTGTGGGGCGGGACGGGATTGACAcaacatttggttttgttttctttttcctttgatttcatgTGGAGTGTGTGCTTTTGAGAGTGTGCGTGGAGATGTGATAAGAGCCTCACAAGGAAATTAGGCCGTTGGGGGCCCAGGGCGGCTTACAGTTCTCTGCTTTAGTCACTTCACTCCTGAATGTTtcggagaaacaggaaacaaaatagCAGATACCATGTAGGAAAGGATaaacgacaacaaaaaaaaaaaaaaaaaaaaagaaaaagaaaaagaaaagaaagaaaaaaaaaagctcataccCAAATTCACAAAAcctattttttaaaccaaagcaCATTTTGAATGAGTATGGAACCTCAACgggctcagaaaaaaaaagatactaataTATTTATCTCATTGTTTACATAAACTTTTACAGTTTCAGACCTCAGCAGCTGTAAGGCCAGTCCCAGTGAGTCCCCACCTTCCTCTGAAGGCCCTTCCATGCCGGCCCTGGAACAGCTTGCGGGCAGAGGGGCAGGTGTGGGCCCCTTGGATTCACCTgagccctcctccccagccccaggcctcccCAAGCCCAGCTGGCACCAAAGAGCTTGGGCCAGTGCTGACCGGCCTCCAGGCCTCCTGGCCATCCTGGCCAGCTGGCACAGCAGGAGGTGGCCGTCGGCTCTGGCCACTGGACCCAAGTCTGGGCTTGGACCCCAGGATAGAGGCGAGCCCCAGCCCCTCCACGCCTCCATCCGCCACCCCCCTGCTGCTCTGCCTGCGACCCTGGGGTGGGTTGATGTGAGGGGCCTTTTCAAGCCAAAAAGCCAGGACCTTTGCACCTCCATTGACTCTGGCTGGTCCCCACCCCTGGGGgacacccctccccacacctgctGGCAGCAGGAGGGGCTCACTGGGCTGGTCCTTACCAACACAGATGGTGCAAACACTCTGAACAGTGTTGTTTTTGTATCAATATGTTTGTGCAGTgatgaatgtatttatttctcagaCTGGGGGCAAGCGAGTGGCAGGCCGGGTCTGCCATGGCATGCTCCCACAGACGAGCCGCCACAAGGGCTCATCCAGGATtgcaaaaaaggcaaaaaagaaaagatgaacctTTAAGCAAATAAGAATCTCAGAGACTCGCAGCATAGCCATACACCTCAGCCTGTGAAATGAACAATCTGGACCCAGACTTTCAGAACCTCACGCAGCCATGTGTGTGTTTCCTGTTCGTCACCACTGGGGGGCACTGggctgtcccctgcccccaccccgtcAGTATTCACTGGACTTGGCCGAGTGCAGGAGTGTGATCTGGGTTGGTTGGCTGGGTGGGCAGACGCCCAGCCGCCCTCCCCCGTGGCCGTCCTGAGTTGGGGTGAGGCCTCGGCAGCCATGAGGGCAGGGCTCAGGGAAGAGGTGCCTGCATCCGTCCTGTCCCCTAGGCTTGTGGGACGAAAGCAGAGGTTCCAGGCCTTAGGAGAACAAACAAGGGATCCCCTCCTTGCCATGCCCCCTGAAGGGACCAAGGCCCTAGCTCTAACCCAGAGTCACGTTGGGGCAGATATTACTGAACCTGTGAATCCGATGCCAGGAGTGGGGATGGAGGGACCTAACCAGAGCCTCAGTCTGACATTCCAAATTCGGGGGTGGGTATGTGCTGTGGGAATTGAGGCTGCCCAGGACCCCCCAGCTTCAGTCACCCCACTTTAATTTTCTACCGGGAACCCCTCCCCCTACCTCACCTTGCTATTTATTGCTGTAATTTATTGACCTCAAAAATGCTGCATAACAGACCTCATTTGGGGCAGGGAGGATCCCCAGGGCTTCCCCCCCTCCACTTGGCGGGGCCCTGGGGGCCAGGTGCTGAGGGGAGCCTCTCTGTACCCCACCTATCACTTgctttcccccttcccccttgGGGGACCCCAGGTTGGGCTCTGGCCCATTCATAAATACCtcgagggggagagggagggagggggttatAGCTGTTTTGTTTAATCAGAATTGGAAGAGGGATCATGTCCTACTTTATGCCCTTCCCAAAAAGGGGGAGGGACACCATGATCACACTCCTGTACTGGCCACCGCCGCTGTCAGTCATTACATTGAGTTCACGTCCCTCGAGAGTTTGGATAAATTCAGGTCAGAGCTGCAAGTATGCAGCCCTCAAGTGTCATAGAAAAGCAATTCACCGACGACTGATCTCTCCATTCAGAAGCGTGCAGTCTTAATGTACAGTGATGAGAAACTGTTATTTTATGATCTTTTCATTAAAAGCTTGATTGAAAACTATCTTTCATGAATCCTGTGCTTTGTGGCTGTTCTCTCTTGTTAAATGAAGCACTGTCCAGTGCTTCTAAGACCCAGGAGGGTCTGAGCTGGATGGGCATCTGCCCACCACCATCCTCAGGGCGGGTTTCTGATAGGCTGGACCTCACTTGGTAGTGTGTGTCCATCCTGGGGTTGCGCACTGGTCCAGGGAACCAGCACTTTGGGGCTGGCACCCTCTTGGGCAGTGTTGGCCTCAGTAGGCTGAAGCAGTTTAGAAGCAGGGAATATGTAGATAGGGGTGTGGACCTGGTGGTCTGGATGAGGGGACATCTGTCCCATGCCCGGGACCACCTGTTTGAGTAGCAGAGTCAGTCTGGGGCTTGGTGGGGGCTCTCATGTCCAATCCTTCCTGTTGCTTCCTGCTTGGCTTTGGGGTTGAGGAAAAGGAGGATAATTTTAGTCTCCAGGGGCAGGGACAATAGATCCCATCCCCTGGGGGACTGTCTCTCCCAGCCACCAGGGTGGGAATCCCAGGATGAGTGAAAATGCTGGAGGAGGATCAGAGGTGGGGCCAGGAGGGCCGTTAACTAGCTTAGACCCCTGACACAAGACTTCAGGCTTCCAAGTGGCTCCAGGACGGCAGCGGAGGAGCCTGGTACCCCAGACCTCCTAGAACGTGGGCGTTCGTGCTGTACGTAGTGGTAAGTGCCattcagttgttttaaaattatttttgctttgccaAAGCAATACCTAAACATAGTTTAAATAAGCAAATGGTTCATAAAAAGGCTTAAGACAAAAAATAGTCTTTGTCCCTCCAGCCCAATCACACATTATGCAGTCAACCACTCTGAACCCCTGTAGCATTTTCTTCTGCATGTATCTCCACATTTCTAAATACTAGCCTTAACACTCTGGtcttaattcattctttttagagTCTGGACTTATAGATGAGGATTTTAGTTTTAGTTCATTTATACCCTCTTCCCCTTACGTTCCTCAGATAGTTTAGTTTAATctagaggttggcaaactttctaTAAAGTAgccaatagtaaatattttaggctttgtgggcatGCAGTCTCTGGTGACTACTCAGCTCGGCTGTCACACTGCAAAAGCGGCCATCACCAGTGTAAGCAGACGGGCACAGCTGTGTTCCATTTAACTTCATATAAAAGCTGGTGCAGCGTGCAGTTTGCCAATCCATACTCATTATCACTGTTTACTTCTGAGCCAAGTGGTGTACTGGGTTGTTTttgtacaattatttttcttgaggTTAATTTTTTTATCAATAGCTCAGTTTGACTTGAGTTTCCATCTTCCTTCACCCTTTAACTCAAATGCCACCCTTTAACTCAAATGCCATCTTCCTTCACCCTTTAACTCAAATGTCCAGTACAGTTTTCCACAGAATCGGATATTATCTGTTCTGcaggggttttttttccccaggggaCATCCTTCTGGAGCCTGCTTTTGTCCTGTACAGATTGGGCTAAGGTTCTCCTGCCTTTTTGTCCTGCATCGGAAGCCCTGCTTTCTGGACCCCATGCATTCTCTAATTACATGCTTGTTTTGATAGCATGT contains:
- the HIC2 gene encoding hypermethylated in cancer 2 protein encodes the protein MVSGPLALRWYTWAGRGDMGPDMELPSHSKQLLLQLNQQRTKGFLCDVIIMVENSIFRAHKNVLAASSIYFKSLVLHDNLINLDTDMVSSTVFQQILDFIYTGKLLPSDQPTEPNFSTLLTAASYLQLPELAALCRRKLKRAGKPFGSGRVGASGMGRPPRSQRLSTASVIQARYPGLMDGRKGAHTPQELPQAKGSDDELFLGGSSQESVHSLSRAVCPASGEAGLGSCSTNGSSGGCEQELGLDLSKKSPPLPPATPGPPLTPDDPAQMSDSQHGSPLSASAPPIANSASYTELGGTPSEPMDLDGAEDNPLSLLEGPGGQLRKSLRHSARKKEWSKKEPMAASPFERRESGPKGPCPGEESEGLGDRVPNGILANSVAGGGPSGPYGEPPYPCKDEEENGKDGSEDSGQSGSEGGSGHASSHYMYRQEGYETVSYGDNLYVCIPCAKGFPSSEQLNAHVETHTEEELFIKEEGAYETGSGGAEEEAEDLSAPSAAYAAEPRPFKCSVCDKTYKDPATLRQHEKTHWLTRPFPCNICGKMFTQRGTMTRHMRSHLGLKPFACDECGMRFTRQYRLTEHMRVHSGEKPYECQLCGGKFTQQRNLLSHLRMHTSPS